The following are encoded together in the Periplaneta americana isolate PAMFEO1 chromosome 5, P.americana_PAMFEO1_priV1, whole genome shotgun sequence genome:
- the LOC138700486 gene encoding protein takeout-like, translated as MKLILLAVTLYLAHAEISVIPSYFKVCARSDPNFEECVVKRGREIIPHLVKGEKIFNLPPLDPFEMKELKLSEGKGRGQLNMTLRNVKLLGLKDAYMQNFSTDLNQGRSAILFTVPQWKVLSTYNVSGQILLLPITGTGNINITLVDAKCMVRYDFTIEKINGVDHILLTSATVHLDPKRMYIQLDNLFNGDKRLGDQMNKLLDENWKEVFDEITPHIAASFLEMFIKLANGISKQIPFDLLIPETLS; from the exons CCTCTTACTTCAAAGTCTGCGCACGCTCAGACCCAAACTTTGAAGAATGTGTGGTGAAAAGAGGCAGAGAAATAATTCCACACCTCGTCAAAG GTGAAAAAATATTCAACTTACCCCCACTCGACCCCTTCGAGATGAAAGAGCTGAAACTAtcggaagggaagggaaggggacAACTGAATATGACTCTGAGAAATGTCAAGCTCCTAGGATTGAAGGATGCGTACATGCAGAACTTCTC AACTGACCTCAATCAGGGCCGCTCTGCAATCCTGTTTACCGTTCCTCAATGGAAAGTGTTGAGTACGTACAACGTATCAGGACAGATCCTTCTGTTGCCAATAACAGGAACAGGAAACATCAACATCACTCTGG TCGATGCAAAATGCATGGTTCGATATGATTTCACGATCGAGAAGATTAATGGAGTAGACCACATACTGTTGACTTCAGCGACAGTCCACCTGGACCCAAAGAGGATGTACATCCAACTCGACAACCTCTTCAACGGCGACAAGCGCCTCG GTGACCAAATGAACAAACTTCTGGACGAGAACTGGAAGGAGGTCTTCGACGAGATCACGCCACACATAGCTGCATCATTCTTAGAAATGTTTATAAAACTAGCAAATGGTATTTCTAAACAAATACCGTTTGATTTATTAATTCCAGAAACTCTGTCATAA